The Armatimonadota bacterium DNA segment AGTGAGTTTGATTATCCGCTCCCTGAGGACCTGATCGCGCAGGAGCCTCTGGCGCAGCGAGATACCTCCAGGCTGCTTGTTGTAAACAGACAAGACCAGACAATAGAGCACAGGCAGTTCTTTGAAATTCTCGATTACCTGAAAGACGACGACCTTATTGTCTTTAATGATACCAGGGTCACCGCCACCAGGCTCTACGGGCACAAAGAGACCGGCGGACATGTAGAGGCTCTGCTACTGAAGCGTCTGGAGCCGGGTGTTTGGGAAGCCATGGTTAAGCCCGGAAGGCGGGTCGGAGTCGGATGCACTCTTTTATTTGATGGCGGGCTGAGGGGGTATGTCGAAGAGCGCACAGAACAGGGTGGCAGGATTCTAAGATTTAGCGCGGACGGCGACCCGGACGCATTGATTGAGGCGGAGGGCCAGGTGCCGCTGCCGCCGTATATACATAAGCATCTAAATGATCCTGAGCGTTACCAGACCGTGTATGCGCATGCCGGCGGGTCGGCGGCGGCGCCGACTGCGGGTTTGCACTTTACGCCTGAAGTGCTGGATAAGATCGCCGGCAGAGGCATAAAGAAAGTATTTGTAACGCTGCATGTGGGAATTGCGACATTTCGGCCTGTGCGGGTGG contains these protein-coding regions:
- the queA gene encoding tRNA preQ1(34) S-adenosylmethionine ribosyltransferase-isomerase QueA; this translates as MHLSEFDYPLPEDLIAQEPLAQRDTSRLLVVNRQDQTIEHRQFFEILDYLKDDDLIVFNDTRVTATRLYGHKETGGHVEALLLKRLEPGVWEAMVKPGRRVGVGCTLLFDGGLRGYVEERTEQGGRILRFSADGDPDALIEAEGQVPLPPYIHKHLNDPERYQTVYAHAGGSAAAPTAGLHFTPEVLDKIAGRGIKKVFVTLHVGIATFRPVRVDNIDDHEMHTEEFEITKTAADAINSAPGRIVCVGTTTARCLESAAVSKRKVRPGRGATKLFIRPGYEFKIVEALVTNFHIPKSTLLVLVSAFAGKDTIKRAYKEALRERYRFLSFGDAMFLC